Within the Erigeron canadensis isolate Cc75 chromosome 6, C_canadensis_v1, whole genome shotgun sequence genome, the region atctttggaaaaaaaaaatgaaagtcaaactataaagaaaaaaataaaataaatcaagaaCCCCTCAAAAAGGAACCTCTCGCTCCAAAGGAACCCTTACTTTTTGGTGTCATGCCACATGTCAAAAAAAGGTGGAGGGGATGGGGTTCTTGAAACCTCTCGCTCCCATTAGTCTAAGGTTACAAGGCATTTAGGCCGGGTACAtctgagaaaaaaaaaccctcgTAACTTAAGTAGTGAAAACCTCAAACGTTTCCCGTTtaggtacatatatatatatatatatatatggactgatatcttatactatatatatatatacacacaagtatggtatccgtgcaatgcggcgacggtggcGGGGACGGCGGTCTAGTGATGTCGGTGACGGTATtattgatggtggtggcggtgtcatgttgtgtaggttgatgtaaaggtgatagtggaatattaaaaaagataaggacttaaaatgccatttattaaaataagggtttatgatgtaaattaattcattaaaaacaaaCTTGGTCAtttatactactttataaaaattatcacactctCTCTCCAAACATTTTTCAACACACTCTCTTATAAAAATGTGCGAAGTTACTAttctacccttaatgaattaattaattcactctttttcattaatttaaatatctctacttaatatacctataatatctttaataaaataatttatggcaTAGACTCATcaattcttaaaataaatatactaccttttttacacaaattattattacaataataaCCACACCACCACTCGTCACGCCACCATCACTACTAACCACCGCCGCCTCCACCACACCACCACTACACCGCCAGTACCACCACTACCGCTGTATTGTGCGGGTAAAATGCTAagtttttataaagaagtatagatatataaaatattggtactctaattaattagttatgaaATCCTTCATACCAATAagctaataattatataattacaaatatataactaaaatagaTGCCATCTACccgtattatatagttttttttttcttttaaaaatgtaCCTGAGAACTGGTTATGCTGCTCTGTATGAATCTGCTCTGCTGCTATTTTGTGAGTAATAGATAGGTGTATATGTAGACAAAATGAATAATTCAAATTGTGTAGAAAtaaaaagaacaagaagaagataATTGACTAAAGCCTCAATCATTGCTGCTGCTTTTGCTAGTGGAGGACCAGCCGAATCTAATCTAAAatctaaaattgaaaattaaattttttcacaTCTCTGATAtttcaatttaattaaaaaaaaaacaataaatgtcTAAAAcatgtatttaacgtgcataaataaaatatttaccatATAAAAAATACACTCTTGAagtttatgataagtgtacaactatggATCATGTTAAAACTATGAGTCATGCTTATACCGTTATGATATTATAGGGCCGCTACTAACAGTGTGTCACGGCGTGAAACAGTTGATAGCATCGTGTCTTCAATGTGTCatgaaaacatattttcttCTGTAGAAACACCGAAGACGAGTTCATCAACTTTCTTtccaacatattttttttgttcccatgcctttcaaaagaatttttttCACAATATTATTTGAATGCCATGATATTGTTTTATGCAATTCAAGATActcatttgtttgtttgtagAGTTGACAAAAACACAAACACTTGTAAAACTACAtctcatacatatatatctctatatatatattgccatGCGCATACTACAACTTCATTTAAAAATCGCTCttgctattttatttttaaagagcTCCAATTATTTCATCATTGACATAAAATTTATTACAATGTCTAAGAAAACAAACAATCTCGATCACCCACTAACGATATGTCGACAAACTTACTTGAAAATCTGTTTTCCAAATGAGTAACCCGTCGCCAAGCGAGAAAGAGATGTGAGGAAGAGATGTTACCAAGATTTGAAGAAGAAATGTTGTTGAAAATAATCATATATTGAGGAAGAAGTGAAAAAAAGATGTTGACAAAAGTGCATCATGATATTAGGATGTAAGAAATAGATGACCTGACAATGATATGTTGATAAAAAAAGAAGTGAAAAAAATTCCACTATTAAAAGGAAtctaagaaaaggaaaaaagaaatgaTGTTGATTGGAAAAAATCGCCCTACTACAATAGTACAATGGATGATGTTCAATGTGATTTGACACAATTTATGTGAGAAGGATTCTGTCTAAgttaatttttcaaattagcAAAACTTTGACCCTTCAAGAAAATCAAAGagttaaaagaacaaaattcaatgatcattttcaaattttaggCCTTAATTGTCATCTAAAAGTCAAGACTATCCTAACAGTCATGTTAAAGTAACTTAAGGAAAGCCTCTCTCATTTATGTGTATCATCCTCAATTGTCAATTTGGTCAAAATTTTAGAGGAAAAACAAAAGAACAGGCTTTTACATTTTGGTATTTTAAGTTTCATTTGTCGTATAAAAGGATTGATATCCTCTAAAGTTAATcaaactttataggtaaagtttcATCAACTTTAACCAATTGATTTAAACCCAATCGTCAAgatttaaacatcaaattttaatctTGACAATTGAACTTAATTATATTATGTATGGGACAACCTTAGGTTTGAATTTTGGAGAAGGCAAggatttacccctattaatcgtcgtgcctacAAGCGGATTAATAGGAGGTTTTCCTTCATCGAGATTTTGAAATAggaatttttgttttgaaagagGTATCTAGCGTGGACCCGGTTatgacaacgtatgttagacctctagctgtcgaatcgcgacacgaagcaaaattcacctttaaaaaaaagaaataactaaACGTTAGGTATTAAACCAGTAATATCGAGCAAACGTtagtaccatttaagtaattaagaaacacaaaattacatttttacccTCACATGCAACTCACGTAGGGGTGTTTTGACAGTTAGCTAACGGTGTTTGGGTCCATGTATTGTCTGAGTAGATCTTTGAGAAAGTTGGGTATAATCCGCGTAATAACTAAAGGTAAGGTATGAAACTAGCAATATCGAGTAAATattatgtaccatttaagtaattaactctaatatgataagtatatataaatcttttgaaaagtTAGTCGGTATTCCACACCAGGGAACACGTCagcgtataatggtgaagcatTGCACCTCTCTAACATATGAGATATAGATCATAAGCCATTACAGGTGATTCAGGAAAAAAAACCCACAGACTTGTCACTGCTAAGAGTCGAATCCAAGACCAATGGAAAAACCAAGGATGCATCTGCCAGTTGAGCTAACTTCATTTGAAGTACATGTAATAAAACATAATCTACTAAAATATAATCAAAGGTCTTTTTGAAAGTAGTTTCTTTAATTTTGACATAATCTACCAAAATATAATCGTAATCTACCAAAATATAATCAAAGGTCTTTTTGAAATGAGTTTCTTTAATTTTGACATAATCTATCAAAATATAATCCAAGTCTCTTTGAAAGTAGTTTCTTTAATTTTGGTTGATCATGTTCTACATCATATCTCCCTCAAACCCCATCCCCATTTTGAGTATCGCTGTACAACTAACTATACATTATGTCCCCAAAAGATGATTCTTGCCACATTAAAATCCATCATTTCAACTCAACAAATACTGATAAGAAAAGTTATGTTGAGAATTAATCCTCCAAAACGACTCAAAAAGTTGTGATTACAATTTCCTTCATGAATCAAATCGAAACAGTAATAATTCCAAAGTTTTCGGTCGAGatcataaagaaaaattaagtatcaaatattaattactAAATTTCGTATCAAAACAAATGCTCACAACAACCCAACTTACAAATGCACAACAGCCATCGATTTCATTATGCACGAAGACACGTCCATTTCACGAGCGACCTGATTTTTCGACAGGTGAACCCAATTCATCGTTGGGTCCGTGACATCACACATTGTCAAAAACTCCAACACCTGCCCGAATATCTTAAACATTTCAATCCCAAATATCAAGTTTTTATCAGCAGCAAATACAGAATTCCAGTCCATGGGTGCATCAGGATGTACGGAAACTTCATTCCAAGTCAAGTACACGAGATCAAGCTCCCATAACTTCCTAACTGCTTTATTTCTCCCTCCAATTTCACCATCCCCTTCACACCATGAAACCGACACCATAAACAATCTGTAGTCATCACATGACACGAGTCTCGGGGAGTACCCGTGAAtgcatggtggtggtggagttGTTTGGACCCGAACCCAGTAACCATGAACAATGTCATATGCTGCGAGTTTGTCACCCTCGGAGTACACATAAAAAACCCCGTTACAAACTACTGCAGAACAGATGACCCCTAAATCAGCTGGGAGCCTTTGGATTTCCGTCCATCTGTTTGATGAAGAATCATAGATCTCGCATGAATCTAAAGACTCGTCCCATGAACCGACCCCACCTACGGCAAGTATCAGGAACCGCTGACGGCATTTTATACCTGTGTTTACTTTTGTTTgtgttgacttttgatgatcGATAGAGTGTCGTGATAGACGCCTAAGGGAAAGTCTATGTGGATCCTCATAGACATCTGATACTCCACTGTTGCGTGTTCGTGTCCGGGGAAAATGATTGTGTTGACTTTTGATCGCCAGATTATCAGAGGTAACTTCATATACTCCAAGAACTGGCTTTGATCTTGCATGTTTCATTGATGCAACCTGTTATAATCATGTTGTCATAATCAGATAAATAAGGGACAGTGGTATTTATGTAATGATAGTattgttaattatattttaatataacatGATTCAGGTCGAGAGAGGCGGCCAAATGGTTCCGTTGTGTAACGGGCAACACCTTCACTTTTACGAGTAAGTTTAGGGGGGGTTCAGTAAGGGTCAACCCGAATCGCTTATcgaaaaagaattatttttacTAAAGATACATTTGCTAGTACTTATTATTATACTTTTGATAATAATTTATCTGTTTGAAAAAATACTTAAaaggttaaaattaaaagatcaaTCACCCTTAGAAATTTCAGCtaacttttgtattttattattttaccaGATATACAGAAAAATCCCCCAAACCGACCCATCATAGGTAAGTAGACCGAAATTGCCACCTCTCTTCAGGTCCTAATGTCCTATCATAACCTTGTGCCAAGATTTTGTTGAAGGGCAAAAAAGTAAGACTCCTCTATGTGTTTTGCTAGAACTTCGGTCCATTCTACCAGGGTTTGAACAACCTCCAACAATAAAAATGTTGTCATAGACAGTGGTCACCGAGAATAAAAACCGATCTTTCAAAATTCCGGCCTCAACTTTATGCCATTTGTTGAAAGATACATCAAAAGCGTATATCTCACGAGAGCTTAAACCATCTTTAACAGTCCCAAACAGAAACAACCATGGGCTTGGATAATGCCCATCACATCTCATTTGCATAAAACGCGTTGTGGAAGTCAATGATCTCCATTTTTTGCACACAAGCCGGCAGTTCATTAGGCTCGTTAACGGAAGTCTCACTAAACACGTCTCAAGAATATCATCAGGAAGAAACACATGCATCCTGTTGTTATTTCGATGTGGGTCTTGGAGTTCAAAattcttctttttattattattcttccAAAACCTCTCAACTCCATACGAGAAACAATCAACACTTGTGTTTTGGGTCCCACACACAGGTTTGTACCCTTTACCAACGGTTTCACCAAACTCGTCACTAGTTGTGGCTCCAACCTTGCACCCTCCACCCCGACTGTACAGACTCAAACACCTTAACAAAACCCCTCTCGTCTCATCATCATCCTCCATCACACTTCCATTGTAGTTGTTCGCAAGCCTGGTCATATGAATATTACAAATTAGAAAATACGATTGCAAAATGAAATCAATAAAAaggttttcattttgacactCGGATTTCAAGAAAATTCTAAGAGACTGTAGATCATATAGCTAGAGCACCTAGAGTGGGatttaaactttcaaaactCAGAATGACTAAATTCAAACTTCTAACTAACATGAGTTGGATACAATTTATGGCTTTTATGTgtttaaaagtgaaaaatgatTTTCATGAACTTTAGTAAGTTGTAAGTTCCGACTTATCAAAGTCAAAATAATTAATGTGGGCAGTCAATTTAATGTGGTTTGATAGACATATCCTAAAAGCTTACTGGAAACTTTTAAAGGATAGCATGCTCAACATGGATTCTCACTTTCATAAGGGGCGTCCACgagtaaaaaactaaaaaatagcTTCTAAAACAACCTCAGCTACCAGTGCATCAACTAGGGGGCATTTGGAATTGTCTTTGAAAATTTGTGTAGCGTCCACTAGTTATAATCATCAGATTTGTAGATGAACGTAAGGATTTGCCACGAAAAAATGTTCTTTTTGCCGCCTACTATCCCTAACTTTAAGCACCTCATTATCTGATTCTAATTTCTAAGCAGCAATAATCACTTCCAAAACGTAGATCCAGACACTGCCCTAAGTAACCCGATTCggccattttaaaaaaagttttggaGTTACAGAAAACTTTACGCTAAGAACTACACTCACCAAAAGATCAAATTGTAGACGTCAGTTTATACACCTTGCCAAACCATTGTAAGTTTGAGAATTAGATTTACTTGTAGCAAAGTTCATATAGATCTGCGTAAAATATAAACTGAGATTTGGTTCAAATAAAACTAAGATCAAACCTTCTGATCAGTCTAGTAAACATAAGATGGGGTAACATTATTTGTATAGCcttattttaatgtttaaacTGATCTTATTTCCTTCTATGATCAGAACATCTAACAGTCTCAacaatataaaaagttaatatacaattatacaatgTCAAGCTGCAGTAGAACATTATAACGTTATATCAAAGTTGATTAATTGACTGTGATCATCCTGTATCATATTAAGCACTTTTAAAATGCGCATCAGACAGTCAACAAGTTCAACACACGATAAAACGGGAGGCACTACACCTGATACCAGCTCCACAGCCCTTTAAAagaatcatttcttttttattattgaactaGACAATTTGATGCATAGTCAAAGATTTCATTTTAGTATTATAGATGAAGTACTATTgataattttcattttgtctaTAAACGAATCCAGTTATTTCACTGGCCAACCCCCGGAAATTTGCTAGGCCAACCCCCGGTACGTGGTGGTTTCATTAATTCAATATTTTCCTAATATAAATACTTTACACATTTTGATAAACAGCCAAAGAatatgtacaaaaaaaaaaaacaacacaaacaacaatccaaATCAAGTACACGGA harbors:
- the LOC122603882 gene encoding F-box/kelch-repeat protein At5g42350-like — translated: MRLANNYNGSVMEDDDETRGVLLRCLSLYSRGGGCKVGATTSDEFGETVGKGYKPVCGTQNTSVDCFSYGVERFWKNNNKKKNFELQDPHRNNNRMHVFLPDDILETCLVRLPLTSLMNCRLVCKKWRSLTSTTRFMQMRCDGHYPSPWLFLFGTVKDGLSSREIYAFDVSFNKWHKVEAGILKDRFLFSVTTVYDNIFIVGGCSNPGRMDRSSSKTHRGVLLFCPSTKSWHKVASMKHARSKPVLGVYEVTSDNLAIKSQHNHFPRTRTRNSGVSDVYEDPHRLSLRRLSRHSIDHQKSTQTKVNTGIKCRQRFLILAVGGVGSWDESLDSCEIYDSSSNRWTEIQRLPADLGVICSAVVCNGVFYVYSEGDKLAAYDIVHGYWVRVQTTPPPPCIHGYSPRLVSCDDYRLFMVSVSWCEGDGEIGGRNKAVRKLWELDLVYLTWNEVSVHPDAPMDWNSVFAADKNLIFGIEMFKIFGQVLEFLTMCDVTDPTMNWVHLSKNQVAREMDVSSCIMKSMAVVHL